A segment of the Capnocytophaga sp. ARDL2 genome:
TTTTATTAAAACAACACAAAGTTATAAATAAAATCTATTCAAAATAATTTTAACAAAAAATTTATCCCAAAACCAAACCAACCTCGAAATTTAAATGAATAACTGTAAAAATACAAACACACAAATCCAAATCTAAAATATATAAATACATACAAGACCCACCCCCCACAATCTCGACAAAGCCCCTACAAAAAAAACGCACTATCTTTGGGTATAGGGGTAAAGCAAAGCACAACCTTAAAAATATTTTTACCTTTTTTTGGTTTGCGTATGCTTTTACTTTTTTGGTGGATACATCTACTATATATAACTACTATACCTTTTATGTATCACAATAGATTTTACCTATAATTTTAAAAGAAAAATCGATAGTAAAAACATGTATTTTTCTAAAGTGTATTATATTTCAATAAGTTATATAAATTTTCCCGATATTTTCCCAAAAACTATACAAAACACACATAAAACACCCAAAGCAAAAACAAAAACCACAAAACAGAACCACACGAGGACAAAGCTAATTTTATAGAATTCTTCCAGCCAAGCACAAAAACAGCAAAACAAGACCATACAAATTAAAATCATTCAGCAAAAACACAAAAAACAGAACATTTCACCATTTATTACATCTAAATAAACACAATTTAAAGCGTTAAAATTTTCAATCAAAAAACAATGATATTTTATCATTAAAAAACGGCATTTTATAGCGTTTTTAAGCTCTATTTATAATTAGTCCAAAGTCCTTACAGCGTTATTTTTCCGATTTTGGTCTAAAAATTTACGGTACTAATACAAAAATATTGAACTTACAGCGTTATTTTTTACATTGTTTAGACAAAATTAAAATAATTTACGCCCATTTTCGGAAATTTCACGATTTTAATGATATTTTGTATTTATTTTTGTCACAAAATTGCACCATTTTGGCTGTTTTTTCATCATTTTTTTTCTTTTTTGTTGTCTGAATTGGTTTTATTTAGGGGTTGTTATATGGTTTGGAGCCTCTATATCGTTGCGAAATTGCTTTTTTTGTTGATTTTTAGCATTTTAATTAGATTTTAGTTATTTTGGATACTTTATATGTTTGTATTGGGTTATGTTGATGTTTTCGGCTTTATATCGTTGCGGAACGGCTTTAATTATTGGCTTTTTGCGGTTACATTGGTTATTGGCGTTATTATATTGCTTTATATAGTATTTTTTTTTGTTTGTGAAGTGTTTTTTGGGAGTGTGCTTTATATCGGTGCTGATTGAGTTTTTTTGTTGGTGAGGGCGTTTTATTTGCGTTGTAGAAATTAAATGTTAAAATGTTTTTTTTACTTATTAATATATACCTGTTGTGCATTATGAAATAAAATAAAAAAAGTTGTTCATTTAACTGAAATTCAGTATATTTAGTTCGCTAAAACAAATAAAAAATGAACAACTTAGAGCAAATATACGAAAGAATTTTAGAAGTTTTAGAAGATTTTTTTCCTCATCAACTTTTACCTTATCAAAGGAGAAAGCCAAAAATGAGTGATTTAGAATTGGTGAGTTTAAATTTAACAGCAGAATATTTAAGTATTGATAGTGAATTACAACTCTTTAGAAAAATACCTAATTCTTTGAAAAACAAAATAGAAAGAAGTGTTTATAACAAAAGAAAACGAAATCTTTTTTATTATATAAATCAGATTAGGGAAAAACTTGCAATGTGTTTTAATAGAGAGGAGAGTTATTTTGTAATTGATAGTATGCCTTTGAAAATATGTGAAAATGCTAGAGCAATGAGAAGTAAAATTTGTAGAGACGAAAGTTTTTCATATCCTGATTATGGTTTTTGTGCTAGTCAGAAGTTACATTATTTTGGATATAAATTACACATAATCTGTTCAATAGAAGGTATTGTACAAAGTTTAGATATGACTCCAGCATCTGTTCACGATGTTCATTATTTAAAAGATGTTAGTTCTCAAATTCAAAATTGCGTTTTGATTGGTGATAGAGGTTATATATCGTCACAATATCAATTAGATTTGTTTAACACTGCTACTATTCAGTTAGATACACCTAAAAGAATAAATCAAAAAGATTACAAACCTCAATTTTATTTATTCAAAAAGAAGAGAAAAAGAATCGAAACTCTATTTTCTCAACTTTGTGATCAATTTATGATTAAAAGGAATTATGCTAAATCATTCAACGGTTTTAAAACACGAATTATCAGTAAAATAACTGCTTTAACCTTAATTCAATACATTAACAAATTTGTATTAAAAAAGGAAATAAATAAAATTAAAGCAAGTATAATTTAAAATGCACAACGGGTTAATATATTTATATTTGTGGTATAATTAAACAGCCATTAAAATATGGAAACAAACGCAATAAAGAAAAGTATTATCAATGCTTTTTATGAAATCGTGAACGATTTGACATTGTCAGAGGTTGAAGATTTGCAAGACGTGTTGGCGGTTCGTGAAGCTCATCTTACAGATGATGGAGATTATATAACTTTAGAAGAGTTGAAGAAAGAGTTAGAACTCGCACAAGATTAAAAACTTTCTGTTTTTCATAACAGAGAATTATTTATTATTAACTACCTCGCCCCAGTTGTAAAATTGGGGCGTTTTTTTATTTTATATTTTTCATTCATTTTCAAACACTTACATTTATCACCTTGTTAAAATTTCGTTAAAGTGATAAAATTATTTGCATTGTGTTTGTTTTCTGTCGTATGTTTGCAATGTTACAATCGGTCGCAATAGCCATTTAAAAATATTGCAAGTCAAATAAGACTTAAAAATATAACCCTAAAAAAAGGTGTCGCTATATAGTAATATATAGCAAATTAATCGCATAGCGACTGATTGTAACAACACCCACTTTTTTAGGGTTTTTTGTATTAAAAACTTTTTAAATAATTATAAAATGTTACAATCAGAAAAAACCGCACCTATCGTGAATAACAGTAGCGAGGTTGCACAAAGCAAAAGAGAAAACACTTCAGACTTTACAACATTCAATGTTTATGTATCGACTTGGAAGAGATACAACGAACTGGGCGGACTTTCAGGTCACTGGGTTGACCTATTAGACTTTGATACCGTGGGGGATTTTTTCGACTATTTAAACGAAACATTT
Coding sequences within it:
- a CDS encoding IS982 family transposase; translation: MNNLEQIYERILEVLEDFFPHQLLPYQRRKPKMSDLELVSLNLTAEYLSIDSELQLFRKIPNSLKNKIERSVYNKRKRNLFYYINQIREKLAMCFNREESYFVIDSMPLKICENARAMRSKICRDESFSYPDYGFCASQKLHYFGYKLHIICSIEGIVQSLDMTPASVHDVHYLKDVSSQIQNCVLIGDRGYISSQYQLDLFNTATIQLDTPKRINQKDYKPQFYLFKKKRKRIETLFSQLCDQFMIKRNYAKSFNGFKTRIISKITALTLIQYINKFVLKKEINKIKASII